Proteins encoded in a region of the Carassius carassius chromosome 49, fCarCar2.1, whole genome shotgun sequence genome:
- the LOC132132694 gene encoding BTB/POZ domain-containing protein KCTD9-like codes for MRRVTLFVNGASHNGKVVAVYGTLADLLSVASTKFGIKATNIYNGKGGLIDDIALIRDDDVLYISEGDNFIDPPNNLESPHEFHSWAQTDWITLNVGGRRFTTTRSTLVKEPESMLAHMFRDKDVWGNKHDEQGAYLIDRSPDYFEPILNYLRHRQLIINDGINLLGVLEEARFFGIERLAEQLEGVIKISQPPDDHSPISRKEFVRFLLATPTKSELRCQGLNFSGADLSRLDLRYINFKMANLSRCNLTHANLCGTNLERADLSNANLDGANLQGVKMLCTNAEGASLKGCNFEDPAGLKANLEGANLKGVDMEGSQMTGINLRVATLKNAKLKNCNLRGATLAGTDLENCDLSGCDLQEANLRGSNVKGAIFEEMLTPLHMSQSVR; via the exons ATGAGAAGAGTCACGCTGTTTGTGAATGGAGCCTCACACAATGGCAAG GTGGTAGCAGTTTATGGAACTCTAGCTGATCTACTCTCAGTTGCAAGTACAAAATTTGGAATAAAAGCTACCAACATATACAATGGGAAAGGAGGTCTTATTGATGATATAGCCCTAATCAG AGATGATGATGTCTTGTATATATCAGAAGGAGATAATTTTATCG AtccaccaaataacctagagagTCCGCATGAGTTTCATTCCTGGGCACAGACAGATTGGATCACCCTCAATGTGGGAGGCCGGCGGTTCACAACCACACG GAGCACTTTGGTCAAAGAACCGGAGAGCATGTTGGCTCACATGTTCAGAGACAAGG ATGTTTGGGGAAACAAACACGACGAGCAAGGGGCGTATCTCATTGATCGGAGTCCAGATTACTTTGAGCCCATATTAAATTACCTGAGACACAGACAGCTCATTATCAATGACGGCATCAATCTGCTGG GCGTGCTTGAAGAAGCTCGTTTCTTTGGAATCGAACGTCTTGCTGAGCAGCTTGAAGGTGTTATTAAG ATTTCTCAGCCTCCTGATGATCACTCCCCCATCTCCCGCAAAGAGTTCGTGCGTTTTCTGCTTGCCACGCCGACTAAATCAGAACTTCGATGTCAG GGCCTGAATTTCAGCGGGGCAGATCTTTCTCGTCTTGACCTGCGTTACATCAACTTCAAGATGGCCAACCTCAGCCGCTGTAACCTCACACACGCCAACCTCTGTGGTACCAACCTGGAGAGAGCAGACCTCTCCAATGCCAATCTAGAT GGTGCCAATTTACAGGGTGTGAAAATGCTTTGCACCAATGCAGAAGGGGCGTCTCTCAAAGGCTGTAATTTTGAAGATCCCGCGGGACTTAAAGCAAATCTAGAGG GAGCCAATCTGAAGGGGGTGGATATGGAAGGCAGTCAGATGACGGGTATAAACCTCCGCGTGGCCACGCTAAAGAACGCCAAACTCAAGAACTGTAACTTGCGGGGGGCCACTTTGGCAGGAACCGATCTAGAG AACTGTGACCTGTCCGGCTGTGATCTTCAGGAGGCAAATCTGCGAGGCTCCAACGTAAAGGGGGCCATTTTTGAGGAGATGCTGACACCGCTGCACATGTCACAGAGTGTCAGATAG